Proteins encoded within one genomic window of Microbacterium sp. zg-B185:
- the glmM gene encoding phosphoglucosamine mutase, whose amino-acid sequence MPLFGTDGVRGLANGPLTADLALTLAQATAVVLGQGRTAEARRAAGKRLTAVVARDPRVSGEFLSAAVAAGLASSGVDVLDAGVLPTPATAYLIADIDADFGVMVSASHNPAPDNGIKIFASGGVKLPDVVERRIEAAMSAPKLQPTGAGVGRIRRFADAEDRYVVHLLASLPHRLDGLHVVLDCAHGAASGVSPETFRDAGARVTVIGADPDGMNINDGVGSTHLDSLAAHVVRVGADVGIAHDGDADRCLAVDARGRIIDGDQIMAILAVAMKNRGHLVKDTLVATVMSNLGLHRAMADHGITVVQTGVGDRYVLEAMDAGGYSLGGEQSGHVIMSEYATTGDGLLTGLHLMAEMARSGKTLAELASVMTVYPQVLVNVRGVDRTLAATDSGVADAVALVAAELGDSGRVLLRPSGTEEMVRVMVEAASAEVASEYAEQLADVVRERLAL is encoded by the coding sequence ATGCCGCTCTTTGGCACGGACGGGGTGCGGGGGCTGGCCAACGGCCCCCTCACCGCCGATCTCGCATTGACCCTGGCCCAGGCGACTGCTGTCGTCCTGGGCCAGGGGCGTACCGCCGAGGCCCGGAGGGCCGCCGGCAAACGCCTGACCGCGGTCGTCGCACGCGACCCCCGCGTCTCGGGTGAATTCCTCTCCGCCGCTGTCGCGGCCGGCCTGGCCTCGTCCGGTGTCGACGTCCTCGACGCGGGCGTGCTGCCCACCCCGGCCACCGCCTATCTGATCGCCGACATCGACGCCGACTTCGGCGTGATGGTCTCGGCATCCCACAACCCCGCCCCGGACAACGGCATCAAGATCTTCGCCAGCGGCGGTGTCAAGCTCCCCGACGTGGTCGAGCGACGCATCGAAGCGGCCATGTCGGCACCGAAGCTGCAGCCCACCGGCGCAGGGGTCGGACGCATCCGCCGGTTCGCGGATGCCGAGGACCGCTACGTCGTCCATCTGCTCGCGTCCCTGCCGCACCGCTTGGACGGCCTGCACGTCGTGCTGGACTGCGCGCACGGCGCGGCATCCGGAGTCTCACCCGAGACCTTCCGCGACGCCGGCGCCCGCGTCACCGTTATCGGCGCCGACCCGGACGGCATGAACATCAACGACGGTGTCGGCTCCACGCACCTGGATTCGCTCGCCGCGCACGTGGTGCGCGTGGGCGCCGACGTCGGCATCGCGCACGACGGGGACGCCGACCGGTGCCTGGCCGTGGACGCGCGCGGACGCATCATCGACGGCGACCAGATCATGGCGATCCTCGCCGTCGCGATGAAGAACCGCGGACACCTGGTGAAGGACACCCTCGTCGCGACCGTGATGAGCAACCTCGGCCTGCACCGCGCGATGGCCGACCATGGCATCACCGTCGTGCAGACCGGTGTCGGCGACCGCTACGTGCTCGAGGCGATGGACGCGGGCGGATACTCCCTCGGCGGCGAGCAGTCCGGCCACGTGATCATGAGCGAGTACGCCACCACCGGCGACGGGCTGCTCACGGGCCTGCACCTGATGGCCGAGATGGCCCGCTCGGGCAAGACCCTCGCCGAGCTCGCGTCGGTCATGACGGTGTACCCGCAGGTGCTCGTGAACGTGCGCGGCGTGGATCGCACGCTCGCCGCGACCGACTCGGGCGTGGCGGATGCCGTGGCCCTGGTCGCCGCGGAACTCGGCGACTCCGGACGCGTGCTGCTGCGCCCCTCGGGCACCGAGGAGATGGTGCGCGTGATGGTGGAGGCCGCCTCGGCCGAGGTCGCGTCCGAGTACGCGGAGCAGCTTGCCGACGTGGTGCGCGAGCGGCTCGCGCTGTAG
- the rpsI gene encoding 30S ribosomal protein S9 — protein sequence MANLEESNESNFSTETPADQTVETVERPVLSVPGAAVGRRKQAIARVRLIPGSGTITVNGRKFEDYFPNKLHQQLITDPFTVLNLTGAYDVIARISGGGDSGQAGALRLGIARSLNQIDEENNRPTLKKAGFLSRDARVIERKKAGLKKARKAPQYSKR from the coding sequence GTGGCGAATCTCGAAGAATCCAACGAAAGCAACTTCTCGACCGAGACCCCGGCCGACCAGACCGTCGAGACCGTTGAGCGCCCTGTGCTCAGCGTTCCCGGCGCCGCGGTCGGTCGTCGCAAGCAGGCCATCGCCCGCGTGCGACTGATCCCCGGCTCGGGCACCATCACCGTCAACGGCCGCAAGTTCGAGGACTACTTCCCGAACAAGCTGCACCAGCAGCTGATCACGGACCCGTTCACGGTGCTCAACCTCACCGGCGCGTACGACGTCATCGCACGCATCTCGGGTGGTGGCGACTCGGGCCAGGCCGGCGCACTGCGCCTCGGCATCGCCCGTTCGCTCAACCAGATCGACGAGGAGAACAACCGCCCGACCCTGAAGAAGGCCGGCTTCCTCTCGCGTGACGCCCGCGTCATCGAGCGCAAGAAGGCCGGTCTCAAGAAGGCCCGCAAGGCTCCTCAGTACTCGAAGCGCTGA
- the rplM gene encoding 50S ribosomal protein L13: protein MTRTYTPKAGEAQREWLVIDATDVVLGRLASHAAVLLRGKHKATFAPHMDMGDFVIIINADKVALTGQKLQKKKAYRHSGYPGGLKSVTYEELLAKNPERAVEKAVRGMLPKNSLGAQQLSKLKVYRGAEHPHGAQQPKTFILDQVAQ from the coding sequence GTGACGCGCACGTACACCCCCAAGGCTGGCGAAGCTCAGCGTGAGTGGCTGGTCATCGACGCCACCGACGTCGTTCTCGGCCGGCTGGCAAGCCACGCGGCAGTTCTCCTCCGCGGCAAGCACAAGGCGACCTTCGCCCCCCACATGGACATGGGCGACTTCGTCATCATCATCAACGCCGACAAGGTCGCGCTGACGGGCCAGAAGCTCCAGAAGAAGAAGGCCTACCGCCACTCCGGTTACCCGGGCGGCCTGAAGTCGGTCACGTACGAAGAGCTCCTCGCGAAGAACCCCGAGCGGGCCGTCGAGAAGGCCGTCCGCGGCATGCTCCCGAAGAACAGCCTGGGTGCGCAGCAGCTCTCCAAGCTCAAGGTCTACCGCGGCGCCGAGCACCCCCACGGTGCACAGCAGCCCAAGACCTTCATCCTCGACCAGGTCGCCCAGTAA